One Chroococcidiopsis sp. TS-821 genomic window carries:
- the dhaL gene encoding dihydroxyacetone kinase subunit DhaL: MVTKEQILQWLEQFADAIAQNKEYLTQLDAAIGDADHGINMDRGFQKVVNQLPKLAEQDISSVLKTVSMTLISSVGGASGPLYGTFFLRASTAVAGKQELSNKDLASLLQAGLDGVLQRGKAQLGDKTMIDALSPAVTAFTQAIGQGKTTSEAIQQATAAAEQGMQATIPMLAKKGRASYLGDRSIDHQDPGATSVYLMLKSLSEVLGMTSD, from the coding sequence ATGGTGACAAAAGAGCAGATCTTACAATGGTTAGAGCAATTCGCAGATGCGATCGCGCAAAATAAAGAATACTTGACGCAACTCGATGCGGCGATCGGTGATGCCGACCATGGTATCAATATGGATCGCGGGTTCCAAAAAGTTGTCAATCAATTACCCAAGCTTGCAGAGCAAGATATCAGCAGTGTTTTGAAAACAGTTAGTATGACACTTATTTCTAGTGTTGGTGGTGCGAGTGGACCATTGTATGGCACTTTTTTTTTACGCGCGAGTACCGCTGTTGCTGGAAAACAAGAATTATCGAACAAAGATTTGGCAAGTTTACTGCAAGCAGGCTTAGATGGCGTCTTACAACGCGGCAAAGCGCAACTTGGTGATAAAACAATGATTGACGCGCTATCGCCTGCGGTTACGGCTTTTACCCAAGCTATCGGTCAAGGTAAAACAACCTCAGAAGCAATTCAACAAGCAACCGCCGCCGCCGAACAAGGAATGCAAGCAACTATCCCCATGCTGGCAAAGAAAGGTCGCGCCAGCTACTTAGGCGATCGCAGCATCGACCATCAAGATCCTGGAGCAACATCTGTATATTTGATGCTAAAAAGTTTATCCGAAGTCCTTGGTATGACGAGTGATTAG
- the gshA gene encoding glutamate--cysteine ligase has protein sequence MLLSKGFEVEMYTGTPQGDIVGLSDKIVAGIDGFVREPDSRNVEYTTPPLTKYEDLLCALLRPRLRLREYLQKLGNYTLIPGSTLALGGSDRFFRSDPNNPYHEYIEKTYGTKVVTASVHINIGIPEPETLMRACRLVRVEAPLYLALSAASPFLDGKATGYHSTRWGLFPQTPAYVPLFESHAHHIRWVEEQLAAGTMQNVRHLWVSVRPNGDRRPYDLNRLELRICDLVSDPINLLAIAALLEARLLQLIADPGLDPLEASTIPATNRSEELMAITTANEAAAAQHSLDARLTHWQDGRKILARDWIAEIYQDVWAIAKHSGFNCFLSPVRKILREGNEAQQWLQLCSYGFSIQQVLTQASLAMRERELELEAELCSPVAA, from the coding sequence GTGCTGCTATCCAAAGGTTTTGAAGTCGAGATGTACACTGGTACACCCCAGGGTGATATTGTCGGTCTTTCAGACAAGATTGTAGCCGGTATAGATGGCTTTGTCCGCGAGCCAGATAGCCGCAATGTCGAATACACAACCCCTCCACTAACGAAGTATGAAGATCTGCTCTGCGCCTTACTACGCCCTCGCTTGCGGTTACGCGAATATTTACAAAAATTGGGAAATTATACTTTAATCCCAGGGAGTACGCTGGCTTTGGGTGGAAGCGATCGCTTCTTTCGTTCCGATCCAAATAACCCCTATCACGAATACATTGAAAAAACTTACGGTACGAAAGTCGTTACCGCTAGCGTTCATATCAATATAGGTATTCCTGAGCCAGAAACATTAATGCGTGCGTGTCGTTTAGTGCGCGTAGAAGCTCCATTGTATCTTGCATTAAGTGCCGCATCTCCCTTTCTTGATGGCAAAGCCACAGGCTATCATTCAACGCGCTGGGGACTATTTCCGCAAACTCCTGCATATGTACCTTTATTTGAAAGTCACGCACATCACATTCGCTGGGTAGAAGAACAGTTAGCAGCAGGGACAATGCAAAATGTGCGACACTTGTGGGTATCAGTACGACCGAATGGCGATCGCCGCCCGTACGACCTAAATCGCTTAGAATTACGAATCTGCGACCTTGTAAGCGATCCTATTAATCTACTCGCGATCGCAGCTTTGCTCGAAGCACGTCTATTACAGCTCATTGCCGATCCGGGACTCGATCCACTCGAAGCAAGCACCATACCTGCAACAAATCGTTCAGAAGAACTGATGGCGATTACCACTGCAAATGAAGCGGCGGCGGCGCAACATAGTCTAGATGCACGTTTGACGCATTGGCAAGATGGTAGAAAAATTTTAGCACGCGATTGGATTGCAGAAATTTATCAAGATGTTTGGGCGATCGCAAAACACAGTGGTTTCAACTGTTTTCTTTCCCCCGTTCGCAAAATTCTCCGCGAAGGTAACGAAGCACAGCAGTGGTTACAGCTTTGTAGTTATGGATTTAGTATCCAACAAGTTCTAACGCAAGCAAGCCTCGCGATGCGCGAACGCGAACTAGAACTCGAAGCAGAATTGTGTTCGCCTGTAGCAGCTTGA
- a CDS encoding DUF937 domain-containing protein — MGLFDQILGAINNPSQQANSGQLANILNTVQQLSSSYHTNPSTMQSLMSIVGNYVRSGLQQKRSRDGYDQTQAFVNQYSGASPNPQAVSGLFSQNQIQQLAQFAAQRTGLNPNMIVQMLPILVPIVLNLLQSGSRVQNAPSTSTQTSNRNTVLDAFLDANGDGEVDIADAIQLAGRYLGQSRF; from the coding sequence ATGGGACTTTTTGACCAAATTCTTGGGGCAATCAATAATCCTTCGCAGCAAGCAAATTCTGGACAGCTAGCTAACATTCTGAATACAGTACAGCAATTAAGCAGTAGCTATCACACAAATCCATCGACAATGCAATCGTTAATGTCGATTGTAGGTAACTACGTTCGCTCAGGACTACAGCAAAAGCGTTCTAGAGATGGTTACGACCAAACACAAGCGTTTGTCAATCAATACAGCGGCGCATCACCAAATCCACAAGCGGTTTCTGGACTGTTTTCTCAAAATCAAATTCAACAACTCGCACAATTTGCTGCCCAGCGCACAGGGTTGAATCCCAATATGATTGTGCAAATGCTACCTATTTTAGTGCCGATCGTGCTAAATCTATTGCAAAGCGGTAGCCGCGTACAAAATGCGCCAAGTACTAGTACTCAAACGAGTAACCGAAATACTGTATTAGACGCTTTCTTAGATGCCAACGGCGATGGTGAGGTAGATATTGCTGATGCTATACAGCTTGCAGGACGTTATCTCGGTCAATCGCGTTTTTAA
- the dhaK gene encoding dihydroxyacetone kinase subunit DhaK has translation MKKLINQPENFVRESLAGMAKAHPDLLKVQFEPTFVYRADAPVQGKVALISGGGSGHEPMHAGFVGRGMLDAACPGEVFTSPTPDQMLAAAKQVDGGAGILYIVKNYSGDVMNFEMATELARAEDLRVLSILIDDDVAVKDSLYTQGRRGVGTTVLAEKICGAAAEQGYDLADVADLCRRVNLNGRSMGVALTSCTVPAIMKPTFELGADEIEMGIGIHGEPGRERMTIMSADEITEMLAMSIFEDVAYTRTVREWDESKGGFVDVQLTDPEWEKGDRLLAFVNGMGGTPLAELYIVYRQLADLCAQQGWQIVRNLIGSYITSLDMQGCSITLLRLDDEMIRLWDAPVKTASWRWGS, from the coding sequence ATGAAAAAACTCATCAATCAACCGGAAAATTTTGTCCGTGAGAGTTTAGCAGGTATGGCAAAGGCGCATCCCGATCTACTAAAGGTACAATTTGAACCTACATTTGTCTATCGTGCAGATGCACCCGTACAAGGAAAAGTTGCACTGATTTCCGGTGGTGGTAGCGGACACGAACCTATGCATGCAGGATTTGTTGGTAGAGGAATGCTGGATGCGGCTTGTCCTGGAGAAGTTTTTACTTCGCCAACGCCCGATCAAATGCTAGCAGCGGCAAAACAAGTCGATGGTGGTGCAGGAATTCTTTATATTGTCAAAAACTATAGCGGCGATGTCATGAACTTCGAGATGGCAACCGAGTTAGCCCGTGCTGAAGATCTGCGAGTTTTGAGTATTTTAATCGATGATGATGTCGCGGTTAAAGACAGTTTGTACACGCAAGGACGGCGGGGTGTAGGAACAACGGTACTAGCCGAAAAAATTTGTGGTGCGGCAGCAGAACAAGGATATGATTTAGCCGATGTTGCCGATTTGTGTCGTCGAGTTAATCTTAATGGGCGAAGTATGGGAGTCGCCTTAACTTCGTGTACTGTACCCGCAATTATGAAGCCGACGTTTGAATTAGGTGCTGACGAAATCGAAATGGGAATCGGGATTCACGGCGAACCAGGGCGCGAAAGAATGACGATTATGTCGGCGGATGAGATTACTGAAATGCTGGCAATGTCTATTTTTGAAGATGTTGCTTATACTCGCACAGTCCGCGAGTGGGATGAAAGCAAAGGCGGATTTGTTGACGTGCAATTAACCGATCCTGAATGGGAAAAGGGCGATCGCCTCTTAGCTTTTGTTAACGGTATGGGTGGTACGCCACTGGCTGAACTTTACATTGTGTATCGCCAACTTGCCGATTTGTGCGCGCAGCAAGGATGGCAAATTGTCCGCAACTTAATCGGTTCTTACATCACATCGCTCGATATGCAAGGGTGTTCGATTACGCTACTAAGGTTAGACGATGAAATGATTCGCCTTTGGGATGCACCTGTAAAAACAGCAAGCTGGCGCTGGGGAAGTTGA
- a CDS encoding YcjF family protein, whose amino-acid sequence MPFPRIVMLLIALIVVVGLLLWLFASLSQLLWQLSYTSPLLADVLLFLIIALVVLLIGVVIYYIAIVQRGERRSRRRAQRQVQIPEERIDVAEENLRAIQQQLTQIQDEVARQALLARSQEIEASLSRGALRVVVFGTGSAGKTSLVNAIFGRIVGQVAAPMGTTQEGQTYSLRLKGMERRILITDTPGILEAGVAGTERERLARQLATEADLLLFVVDNDLRRSEYEPLQTLAEIGKRSLLVLNKTDLYTDVDRETILAQLRERVKNFIAPTDIVAIAANPQPVTLENGEIFQPEPDIMPLLRRMAAVLRTEGEDLIADNILLQSQRLGEEARQIIDAQRRRQADKVVERFQWISAGVVTVTPLPGVDLLATAAVNAQMVVEIGRIYGSDLNLERGKELALSLAKTLASLGIVKGAIQLLSTALQFHVATFVVGRAIQGVTAAYLTRIAGKSFIEYFRHDQDWGDGGITEVVQRQFELNRRDEFIKAFVQEAIARVIKPLKVDS is encoded by the coding sequence ATGCCTTTTCCACGCATCGTAATGCTGCTGATTGCCCTGATTGTTGTCGTCGGGCTGTTGCTGTGGCTGTTCGCTAGCTTGTCACAGTTGTTATGGCAGTTGTCTTACACTTCGCCGCTACTAGCGGATGTGTTGTTATTTCTCATCATTGCTTTAGTTGTCTTGCTGATTGGTGTCGTTATCTACTACATCGCGATTGTCCAACGCGGCGAACGGCGATCGCGACGACGGGCACAACGACAAGTTCAGATTCCGGAAGAACGCATTGATGTGGCAGAGGAGAATCTGCGGGCAATTCAGCAACAATTAACCCAAATTCAAGACGAAGTGGCGCGTCAAGCGTTACTCGCGCGATCGCAAGAAATTGAAGCGAGTTTATCGCGTGGTGCGTTGCGAGTAGTTGTCTTTGGGACAGGTTCAGCGGGTAAAACTTCGCTCGTGAATGCTATCTTTGGGCGGATTGTCGGACAAGTTGCCGCACCAATGGGAACAACACAGGAAGGACAAACTTATAGCCTGCGGCTGAAAGGCATGGAACGCCGAATTTTGATTACGGATACGCCAGGAATTTTAGAAGCAGGAGTCGCTGGAACTGAACGCGAAAGACTCGCACGACAATTAGCTACCGAAGCTGACTTGTTGTTGTTTGTTGTAGATAACGATTTGCGGCGTTCCGAATACGAACCGTTACAAACTTTAGCCGAAATTGGCAAGCGATCGCTGCTAGTTTTGAATAAAACTGACCTATACACCGACGTAGACCGCGAGACGATCCTCGCCCAACTGCGCGAACGAGTTAAAAATTTTATTGCACCAACGGATATTGTGGCGATCGCGGCGAATCCGCAACCTGTGACGTTAGAAAATGGCGAAATCTTTCAGCCTGAACCAGATATTATGCCGTTACTGCGCCGCATGGCTGCGGTCTTACGTACTGAAGGTGAAGATTTAATTGCAGATAACATTTTACTGCAATCGCAACGACTCGGCGAAGAAGCACGGCAGATTATTGATGCCCAGCGGCGTCGTCAAGCGGATAAAGTTGTCGAACGTTTTCAATGGATTAGTGCAGGTGTTGTAACAGTCACGCCGTTACCAGGAGTTGATTTACTCGCCACCGCTGCGGTGAATGCACAAATGGTTGTTGAAATCGGGCGAATCTACGGCAGCGATTTGAATTTAGAACGCGGTAAAGAGTTGGCACTTTCTTTAGCAAAAACGCTAGCTAGTTTGGGAATTGTCAAAGGGGCGATTCAACTTTTATCAACAGCATTGCAGTTTCACGTTGCGACGTTTGTGGTTGGTCGTGCAATTCAAGGAGTGACGGCTGCGTATTTAACGCGAATTGCTGGTAAAAGTTTTATTGAGTATTTTCGTCACGATCAAGATTGGGGTGACGGTGGAATTACGGAGGTAGTGCAGCGTCAATTTGAACTGAATCGTCGCGATGAGTTTATCAAAGCTTTTGTGCAAGAAGCGATCGCCCGCGTGATTAAACCGCTTAAGGTTGATTCGTAA
- a CDS encoding peptidoglycan DD-metalloendopeptidase family protein, which yields MKRAWMKKVKAVPTSAKSKAAVEEQLKPVQPKVKRRVRTSVAMMAIAISMGGPNLLLTRHDRAPAAEIPQSEEPAATPVSATTSSHQTASIVVEVLPAPATTTAPATPASPPLADTVQVKTIKQTPIQAQQQQPTLAVNATPTHTAPKAVAPRRQVAATNPATQISTSRAQTAQRQDRLVQKLKSANKVNATNKSISVPLDSLPQPVSGTNNQQPESTLPAEIKDSGSVSAKQRLLVNRLKQQSNHSQASSAELRSEEFNTRTVIQEMPQSPSTVVTQPSNRIVSSQVETTRREAMMDNTTSKLNQSVTTAPQLEPNYETSNQRQLVQRLRAAQSPPQSQPESTHNNQNLIVETQVPSASVLHPPQVSAPSVNPLHTVTSPTIIGAQATPSEDIRDNSVVVDTKESLATPFAITPDTSQQQAQAETTSGDNQSDRTQIPTTSVEFGIANSAPYTISSPTKDTVTQTAETATSQNLAQRLRTQTAENQSRVAERVQPKTLEPDTVFVISEALKDTNHASVQVASLATEYQVKPGDTLTAIARAHGVALDELVSANQIANPDQLQINQSITIPTSAYRKTVAQNNNVDVSDRPRQQNTATISAQPHIVSVIPDNREAQAVAFVADNNSTTLGMGGSLSNEEPLDPPNFYVQGLKAEIQQLRQKYNNSTANSIEQTVETALKVNTKPNTALAKPKSVASDSQSRSRQEVAPEPVNPEFRRVAQANTSGSGTIKARLATAPTNVDPTEALQSLRGRQVSPELPPLGAADMYLPKPGSSAPFTGYIWPAKGVLTSGYGWRWGRMHRGIDVAAPVGTPIFAAASGVIVRAGWNSGGYGKLIDIRHPDGSLTRYAHNNRILVRAGQEVEQGQQIAEMGSTGFSTGPHLHFEVHPAGKGAVNPIALLPRR from the coding sequence TTGAAACGAGCATGGATGAAGAAGGTTAAGGCTGTTCCTACCAGTGCCAAAAGCAAAGCAGCTGTGGAGGAACAATTGAAGCCCGTTCAACCCAAGGTCAAACGGCGAGTGCGCACTTCGGTCGCGATGATGGCGATCGCGATTTCAATGGGAGGACCCAACCTTTTACTGACTCGACACGATCGCGCTCCAGCAGCCGAGATCCCCCAGAGTGAAGAACCTGCTGCTACTCCAGTTTCGGCGACAACTTCTTCTCATCAAACAGCATCGATTGTGGTAGAAGTTTTGCCAGCGCCAGCCACGACAACTGCACCGGCTACGCCTGCGAGTCCTCCCTTGGCGGATACAGTGCAAGTCAAAACAATAAAGCAAACTCCAATTCAAGCACAACAGCAACAGCCAACTTTGGCAGTGAATGCGACGCCAACGCATACTGCACCAAAAGCAGTAGCACCGCGCCGCCAAGTTGCCGCAACAAATCCTGCGACACAAATCAGTACGAGTCGAGCACAGACAGCACAGCGCCAAGATCGCTTAGTACAAAAACTCAAATCAGCAAACAAAGTAAACGCAACCAACAAATCAATTAGCGTTCCGCTAGACTCATTACCGCAGCCAGTAAGCGGTACAAACAACCAACAGCCAGAAAGCACGCTACCAGCAGAAATTAAAGATAGTGGGAGTGTAAGTGCGAAACAAAGATTGCTAGTCAATCGCCTAAAGCAACAATCGAACCACTCACAAGCTAGTTCGGCGGAGTTGCGGTCTGAGGAGTTCAATACGCGTACAGTTATTCAAGAAATGCCACAATCGCCTAGTACGGTTGTGACGCAGCCGAGTAATCGTATAGTCAGCTCACAGGTTGAGACGACTAGACGCGAAGCTATGATGGATAACACTACGAGCAAGTTAAATCAATCTGTCACAACGGCACCTCAACTTGAGCCTAATTACGAAACATCCAATCAAAGACAACTCGTACAGCGGCTGCGTGCAGCCCAGTCCCCACCACAATCGCAGCCAGAAAGTACGCACAATAATCAAAACTTGATTGTTGAAACTCAAGTTCCATCAGCATCAGTTCTCCATCCACCCCAAGTTTCAGCTCCAAGTGTCAATCCACTTCATACAGTTACATCTCCTACCATTATTGGCGCGCAAGCAACGCCAAGCGAAGATATCCGCGATAACAGCGTCGTAGTTGACACTAAAGAATCTTTGGCGACACCATTCGCCATAACTCCGGATACGTCACAGCAGCAAGCGCAAGCAGAAACTACAAGTGGGGACAATCAAAGCGATCGCACTCAAATTCCAACAACATCAGTAGAATTTGGAATTGCTAACAGCGCACCATATACAATTTCTAGTCCTACAAAAGATACTGTAACTCAAACAGCAGAAACGGCAACATCACAGAATTTAGCGCAGCGACTGCGAACCCAAACAGCAGAAAACCAAAGTAGAGTTGCAGAGCGCGTACAGCCAAAAACGCTAGAACCAGATACAGTTTTTGTTATTTCTGAGGCACTTAAAGACACTAACCACGCCAGCGTTCAAGTAGCCTCGCTAGCAACAGAATATCAAGTAAAACCAGGAGATACACTTACCGCGATCGCCCGCGCGCATGGTGTTGCCTTAGATGAACTTGTCAGTGCGAACCAAATCGCTAATCCTGACCAACTACAGATTAACCAAAGCATCACAATACCGACATCAGCATATCGCAAAACAGTTGCTCAAAATAATAATGTTGATGTCAGCGATCGCCCTCGACAACAAAACACGGCAACGATATCTGCACAACCCCATATAGTATCAGTTATTCCTGACAACCGTGAAGCGCAAGCAGTCGCATTTGTTGCTGATAACAATTCCACAACACTTGGTATGGGTGGCAGTCTCTCGAACGAGGAACCGCTAGATCCGCCAAATTTTTATGTCCAAGGCTTAAAAGCAGAAATTCAACAACTGCGTCAAAAGTACAATAATTCAACGGCTAATTCTATTGAACAAACTGTTGAAACGGCACTTAAAGTAAATACCAAGCCGAATACTGCTTTGGCAAAGCCCAAGTCAGTGGCGTCAGATAGTCAAAGTCGTTCTCGTCAAGAAGTTGCTCCTGAACCAGTTAATCCAGAGTTTCGTCGCGTTGCTCAAGCAAACACATCAGGTTCTGGCACCATCAAAGCTCGACTAGCCACAGCACCGACGAACGTCGATCCTACCGAAGCGCTGCAATCACTTCGAGGCAGACAGGTTTCTCCAGAATTGCCTCCTCTGGGAGCAGCCGATATGTATTTACCGAAACCAGGATCGTCAGCACCCTTCACAGGCTATATTTGGCCGGCAAAAGGCGTTCTCACTTCTGGCTATGGCTGGCGCTGGGGCAGAATGCACCGAGGAATCGATGTAGCCGCACCAGTAGGAACCCCCATTTTTGCAGCAGCTTCTGGCGTGATCGTGCGTGCTGGGTGGAATTCTGGTGGTTATGGCAAGTTAATAGACATCAGGCACCCTGATGGTTCTTTAACACGTTATGCTCACAACAACCGCATTCTAGTCCGTGCAGGGCAAGAAGTCGAACAAGGTCAACAAATTGCAGAGATGGGTAGCACTGGTTTTAGTACTGGTCCTCACCTCCACTTTGAGGTGCATCCTGCAGGTAAAGGAGCTGTCAACCCGATTGCTTTGTTACCTCGGCGTTAG
- a CDS encoding histone deacetylase encodes MDLPIIYHPDYVAPLPAGHRFPMPKFSRLYELLIADGVAHPAQFHTPVQPPPEWITLVHTPEYFQAYCTGTLDPKAQRRIGLPWSSALVKRTCIAIGGTILTAKLALTYGLACNTAGGTHHAFPSYGSGFCIFNDLAIAARVLQQLKLVEKVLIVDLDVHQGDGTAYIFQNDASVFTFSMHCEVNFPGTKQKSDLDVPLPVGMEDDAYLQTLANYLPDLLSEVKPDLVLYDAGVDPHAGDRLGKLALTDTGIYRREMQVLSTCVSRGYPVACVIGGGYADDFQSLVYRHSLLHRAASEVYRHYR; translated from the coding sequence ATGGACTTACCAATTATTTACCACCCTGACTACGTAGCACCTCTACCCGCAGGTCATCGCTTTCCGATGCCTAAGTTTAGCCGACTTTATGAATTACTCATAGCCGATGGCGTAGCACATCCGGCACAATTTCATACTCCCGTGCAACCACCACCCGAATGGATTACATTGGTTCATACGCCAGAGTACTTTCAAGCCTACTGTACAGGGACGCTCGACCCTAAAGCGCAACGCCGCATTGGCTTACCTTGGAGTTCGGCGTTAGTCAAGCGCACGTGTATTGCTATTGGGGGAACAATTTTGACGGCAAAATTAGCCCTCACTTACGGTTTAGCGTGCAATACTGCGGGGGGAACGCATCATGCTTTTCCCAGTTATGGTTCGGGTTTTTGTATTTTTAACGATTTGGCGATCGCCGCCCGCGTTTTACAACAGTTAAAACTCGTCGAAAAAGTGTTGATAGTAGACTTGGACGTACATCAAGGCGATGGCACAGCATATATTTTTCAAAATGACGCGAGTGTTTTTACGTTTTCGATGCACTGCGAGGTAAATTTTCCAGGAACTAAACAAAAAAGTGACTTGGATGTTCCTTTACCTGTAGGGATGGAGGATGATGCTTATTTGCAAACGTTAGCGAATTACTTACCCGATTTACTTTCTGAAGTTAAACCAGATCTGGTGTTATACGACGCAGGTGTTGACCCGCACGCAGGCGATCGCTTAGGTAAATTAGCCTTGACTGACACTGGCATTTATCGCCGCGAAATGCAAGTTTTAAGTACCTGTGTTAGTCGCGGTTATCCCGTAGCTTGTGTCATTGGTGGTGGCTATGCAGATGATTTTCAAAGTTTAGTTTATCGCCATTCTTTACTACACCGCGCCGCTAGCGAAGTCTACCGTCATTATCGCTAA
- a CDS encoding tRNA (cytidine(34)-2'-O)-methyltransferase: MPQIVLVHPQIPPNTGNIARTCAATETELHLVGPLGFEISDRYLKRAGLDYWPYVNLHYHESIDTFQSHYKQRGGRTIGFSVRGNNNYAAFQFQADDWLIFGSETTGLPPKMLAECTATVYIPMPHPKVRSLNLSVSVAIGLFEARRQLGYLV; this comes from the coding sequence ATGCCTCAGATTGTCTTAGTTCATCCTCAAATTCCGCCAAATACTGGAAATATTGCTCGTACCTGTGCTGCAACTGAAACTGAGTTACACTTGGTTGGTCCATTGGGATTCGAGATTAGCGATCGCTATCTCAAACGCGCTGGATTAGATTATTGGCCTTATGTCAACTTGCACTATCATGAATCAATTGATACTTTTCAGTCTCACTACAAACAACGGGGCGGACGCACAATTGGTTTTAGTGTAAGGGGCAACAATAACTACGCAGCTTTCCAATTTCAAGCTGACGATTGGTTAATATTCGGCAGTGAAACGACAGGTTTACCGCCTAAAATGCTAGCAGAATGTACTGCTACGGTTTATATTCCCATGCCCCATCCTAAGGTGCGGAGCTTAAATCTTTCTGTCAGCGTTGCAATTGGTTTATTTGAAGCTCGACGCCAATTAGGTTATCTTGTATAA
- a CDS encoding MraY family glycosyltransferase: MNLYGFLQSLGIANPSGTGWLAVVFTFLLAWVVTWLLTPPVRAFALQVGWADQPNERRLNREPLPNAGGLVIYFGVLAALVLATLLRPIVIEGVLAEVLTILLGGSILVLVGFIDDQFGLPPWVRLFTQILTALLLISSGIKIEAPLGTLVDSLLAICLTVLWVVGITNAINLMDGMDGLAGGVSFITAMSLLAVSAQFETRAAATLLLAALGGGALGFLRHNFHPSQIIMGDAGAYFFGYVLAATTILGNLKVTTVFALVPPVLFLLLPVIDTTQVFVLRLMAGKNPLSTPGKDHLHHRLLAWGFSQRHTALTLWTVTIVSNWLAMQLQGMSAIAALVTIASIIVLLSFTIWRRLRSL, translated from the coding sequence ATGAACCTGTACGGATTTCTTCAATCGCTCGGCATTGCCAATCCTAGCGGAACTGGTTGGCTAGCGGTGGTTTTTACCTTTTTATTAGCCTGGGTAGTCACCTGGCTGTTAACTCCGCCCGTGCGTGCGTTTGCCTTGCAAGTTGGTTGGGCAGATCAACCTAACGAAAGGCGACTCAATCGCGAACCATTACCCAACGCTGGAGGCTTAGTAATTTATTTCGGAGTTCTAGCTGCGTTAGTACTTGCTACGCTATTACGCCCGATCGTGATTGAAGGTGTCCTTGCTGAAGTCCTAACCATCTTACTGGGAGGATCGATACTAGTCCTTGTTGGCTTTATTGATGACCAATTTGGTTTACCACCCTGGGTGCGGTTATTTACTCAAATTCTGACAGCCCTACTACTCATCAGCAGTGGTATCAAAATTGAAGCACCGTTGGGTACTTTGGTTGACTCGCTACTGGCGATATGTCTTACCGTGCTATGGGTAGTAGGAATTACCAATGCCATTAATCTGATGGATGGAATGGATGGCTTGGCTGGAGGAGTTAGCTTTATTACCGCAATGAGTTTGCTAGCGGTATCGGCTCAATTTGAAACACGGGCAGCTGCAACGTTACTACTCGCCGCATTAGGAGGAGGCGCATTAGGATTTTTACGGCACAACTTTCATCCTTCACAAATTATTATGGGCGATGCTGGAGCCTATTTTTTTGGTTACGTTTTAGCAGCAACAACTATTTTAGGTAATCTCAAAGTAACTACGGTATTTGCGCTAGTACCGCCTGTTTTATTTCTGCTGTTACCAGTCATCGATACAACTCAAGTATTTGTACTGCGATTGATGGCAGGTAAAAATCCGCTGAGTACCCCTGGAAAAGACCATTTGCATCACCGATTACTTGCTTGGGGCTTTTCTCAAAGACATACAGCGCTTACATTGTGGACGGTGACAATTGTCTCGAATTGGCTAGCAATGCAGCTACAGGGGATGAGCGCGATCGCCGCACTCGTAACTATCGCCAGTATCATCGTGCTACTGAGCTTTACAATTTGGCGCAGGCTGCGATCGCTCTAA